In Akkermansia muciniphila, one DNA window encodes the following:
- a CDS encoding septal ring lytic transglycosylase RlpA family protein: MQTGIIRGMSVLAGLLWLASCSSSPKSRDYPGYMIRPYTIRGHRYHPMNVEQALTYEQTGIASHYNECALWGLVSGKTAIGENVRPWHLHAAHPTLPLPCEVLVQSLRTGKTVKVRVNDRGPFIKNRIIDLSEEAAERLDMKHHGLDKVKITVLSVGDGKWKKEAPPCATPV, encoded by the coding sequence ATGCAGACAGGTATCATCAGGGGAATGTCCGTGCTGGCCGGGCTGCTATGGCTGGCATCCTGCTCATCTTCTCCCAAAAGCCGGGATTATCCGGGCTACATGATCCGTCCCTACACCATCCGGGGGCACCGCTACCATCCCATGAACGTGGAACAGGCGCTGACGTATGAACAAACGGGAATTGCCTCCCATTACAATGAATGCGCCCTTTGGGGGCTCGTCAGCGGAAAAACGGCTATCGGAGAAAACGTGCGCCCCTGGCACCTGCACGCGGCGCATCCTACCCTTCCCCTCCCGTGCGAAGTGCTCGTTCAATCCCTTCGAACAGGCAAAACCGTGAAAGTCCGCGTGAACGACAGAGGGCCCTTCATCAAAAACAGAATCATCGACCTTAGTGAAGAGGCCGCAGAACGGCTGGACATGAAACACCACGGACTGGACAAAGTCAAAATCACCGTACTTTCCGTAGGAGACGGGAAATGG
- the tgt gene encoding tRNA guanosine(34) transglycosylase Tgt — protein MPFILHQKDSSTAARLGSLELPHGQVSTPIFMPVGTQGSVKTMHPQDLETLGAEIILGNTYHLSLRPGSSLIRQMGGLHKFSSWNRPILTDSGGFQVWSLAKLRKITEEGVRFQNHLDGAYMMLSPERSMEIQADLGSDIAMLFDECPPYPCDRKYAEASLGYTLRWARRCKAWVQEHQPRSGEGRQHHFGIVQGSVYADLRKKCAEELAAMDFDGYAIGGVSVGEPEDEMLRAIDHSAPWLPEEKPRYAMGLGTPPQLLEMIARGVDMFDCVMPTRLARHGVALTPDGPMHIKNQRWATDSRPIDPEGHPHVTQFSRAYVRHLFKAGEILALRLLSFQNLEFYLRLMAQAREAIAAGTFGSFKDSFIARYQANDIL, from the coding sequence ATGCCTTTTATACTTCATCAAAAAGATTCTTCCACGGCTGCGCGCCTGGGTTCGCTTGAGTTGCCGCATGGACAGGTTTCCACCCCCATTTTCATGCCGGTGGGAACGCAGGGTTCCGTAAAAACCATGCATCCGCAGGATTTGGAGACGCTGGGTGCTGAAATTATTCTGGGAAATACCTATCATTTGTCCCTGCGCCCAGGTTCCTCTTTGATTAGGCAAATGGGCGGATTACACAAATTTTCCTCCTGGAACCGCCCTATTTTAACGGATTCCGGCGGGTTCCAGGTCTGGTCCCTTGCCAAGCTCCGTAAGATTACGGAAGAAGGGGTGCGTTTCCAGAACCATTTGGACGGGGCGTACATGATGCTGAGCCCGGAGCGGTCCATGGAGATCCAGGCGGACCTGGGCAGTGATATTGCCATGCTGTTTGACGAGTGCCCCCCTTATCCCTGCGACAGGAAGTACGCGGAGGCTTCCCTGGGTTACACGCTCCGTTGGGCCCGCCGCTGCAAGGCGTGGGTGCAGGAACATCAGCCCCGTTCCGGGGAAGGGCGTCAGCACCATTTCGGCATTGTGCAGGGTTCCGTGTATGCGGATTTAAGAAAGAAGTGCGCGGAAGAACTGGCAGCCATGGATTTTGACGGGTACGCCATCGGCGGCGTTTCCGTGGGAGAGCCGGAGGATGAAATGCTCCGCGCCATTGATCATTCCGCTCCCTGGCTGCCGGAGGAAAAGCCCCGGTACGCCATGGGGCTGGGCACCCCCCCCCAATTGCTGGAGATGATTGCCCGCGGCGTGGATATGTTTGACTGCGTGATGCCTACCCGCCTGGCCCGCCACGGCGTGGCTTTGACTCCGGACGGCCCCATGCATATCAAAAATCAGCGCTGGGCGACGGATTCCCGCCCGATTGATCCGGAGGGGCATCCGCATGTCACGCAATTTTCCCGCGCTTACGTGCGGCATCTGTTTAAAGCCGGTGAAATACTCGCTTTAAGATTGCTTTCTTTTCAGAATCTGGAATTCTATCTCCGGCTGATGGCCCAGGCGCGCGAGGCCATAGCCGCCGGCACGTTCGGTTCCTTCAAGGATTCGTTTATCGCGCGGTATCAAGCAAACGACATTTTATGA
- the yajC gene encoding preprotein translocase subunit YajC produces MLAQAQDAAGAAGQEPANMFQQILASPMFMFVIIIVLFWVMLIRPQRKAQKEQQARIAALQRGDKVITNAGLHGFVEKVNERTVSLKIAEGVVIELEKNAIVQVEK; encoded by the coding sequence ATGTTAGCACAGGCTCAGGATGCGGCGGGCGCCGCCGGGCAGGAACCTGCAAATATGTTTCAGCAGATTCTCGCCAGTCCCATGTTCATGTTTGTGATTATCATCGTCCTGTTCTGGGTGATGCTGATCCGTCCCCAGAGAAAGGCTCAGAAGGAGCAGCAGGCGCGCATCGCGGCCCTGCAGCGCGGAGACAAGGTGATTACAAACGCAGGGCTGCACGGTTTTGTGGAGAAGGTGAATGAGCGCACCGTTTCCCTCAAGATTGCGGAAGGCGTGGTGATTGAATTGGAAAAGAACGCGATCGTTCAAGTGGAGAAGTAA
- a CDS encoding tyrosine recombinase XerC: MMGIPLEPEQDFLQYLEVEKQASPHTVEVYARALRQFRAWAADSFPGWEKCTPDQMRDWLFQELKDEAATSSIRLRFAALRSFYRFMMRRRGLEANPMTGVSLPRKKKTLPVFLTLNQMLELLELPYKTAVPSNAPAWLPYRDAAILELFYSCGMRLSELVGLDVGSVDHRFRGVKVMGKGRKERILPVGTPALAALETYVVMACLPKNSPLFVSRIGTRLSARAVQMMLNKYVKLSSIPFTISPHKIRHTFATHILEAGADLRSVQELLGHASLSTTQIYTHVTRARMAEVYRQSHPRA, from the coding sequence ATGATGGGGATTCCTCTGGAACCGGAACAGGACTTTCTTCAATATCTGGAGGTGGAAAAGCAGGCTTCTCCTCATACGGTGGAGGTGTACGCCCGCGCCTTGCGCCAGTTCAGGGCCTGGGCGGCTGATTCATTCCCAGGGTGGGAGAAGTGCACGCCGGACCAGATGAGGGACTGGCTTTTCCAGGAGCTGAAGGATGAAGCCGCCACGTCCTCCATCCGGCTGAGGTTTGCCGCCCTGCGCAGTTTTTACCGTTTCATGATGCGGAGGCGCGGGCTGGAGGCGAATCCAATGACGGGCGTTTCCCTTCCCAGGAAAAAGAAAACACTTCCCGTTTTTCTGACGCTCAACCAGATGTTGGAATTGCTGGAGCTTCCCTACAAGACTGCCGTTCCCTCCAATGCCCCCGCATGGCTTCCCTACCGTGATGCGGCCATATTGGAACTTTTTTATTCCTGCGGGATGCGCCTGAGTGAACTGGTAGGGCTGGATGTCGGCAGTGTGGATCACCGTTTCCGGGGCGTGAAAGTAATGGGGAAGGGGCGCAAGGAGCGCATTCTGCCGGTGGGAACTCCTGCTCTGGCAGCTCTGGAGACTTACGTTGTCATGGCCTGCCTGCCGAAGAATTCCCCCTTGTTTGTTTCCCGTATAGGAACCCGGCTAAGCGCTCGCGCCGTACAGATGATGCTGAATAAATATGTGAAGCTGTCTTCCATTCCTTTTACCATTTCTCCCCATAAGATCAGGCATACATTCGCCACGCACATTCTGGAGGCCGGGGCAGATCTCCGTTCCGTCCAGGAACTGCTGGGCCATGCTTCCCTGTCCACTACCCAGATTTACACGCATGTGACGCGTGCCAGAATGGCGGAAGTGTACAGACAGTCGCATCCCAGGGCATAA
- the trmB gene encoding tRNA (guanosine(46)-N7)-methyltransferase TrmB produces the protein MINPAFIPDDFFKVLAPSDIFGADGPFEVDLGCGDGGFLLQMADHYPERRFLGIERLLGRVRGVCSRAAVRGLDNVKVFRVESRYFLEWMMQPGCISRLHYLCPDPWPKERHHKNRLVQEDFLPVLHQALSDGGEFLFKTDHEGYFLWVLDHVARSGLFSRASWDEDEFFYPRTDFQLQWEAMGKPIYRARFIKLQKV, from the coding sequence ATGATAAATCCGGCCTTTATTCCAGACGATTTTTTCAAGGTGCTGGCGCCTTCTGATATTTTTGGCGCGGATGGTCCTTTTGAGGTTGATTTGGGGTGTGGGGACGGTGGGTTCCTGCTCCAGATGGCGGATCATTATCCGGAGCGCCGTTTTCTGGGGATAGAACGGCTTTTGGGCCGTGTGCGGGGAGTTTGTTCCCGGGCGGCCGTCCGCGGACTGGATAACGTGAAGGTGTTTCGCGTGGAGAGCCGTTATTTTCTGGAGTGGATGATGCAGCCCGGCTGCATTTCCCGGCTGCATTATTTATGTCCGGATCCGTGGCCCAAGGAGAGACACCATAAGAACCGGCTGGTGCAGGAGGATTTTCTTCCCGTGCTGCACCAAGCCCTGTCCGATGGCGGGGAGTTTCTGTTCAAGACGGATCATGAAGGGTATTTTCTGTGGGTGCTGGACCATGTGGCGCGCAGCGGGCTGTTTAGCCGCGCCAGTTGGGATGAGGACGAATTTTTTTATCCCCGAACGGATTTCCAGCTTCAATGGGAGGCCATGGGAAAACCGATTTACCGCGCCCGTTTTATCAAATTGCAGAAAGTCTGA
- a CDS encoding NUDIX hydrolase: protein MSRQAFYPHLSVDCVLIGFDEEGLKVLLVEKTQFEPGHTGAISKLPGDLIYEEEELDAAARRVLFDMTGMSSPHLEQFHTFGAPSRIKNPEDRAWVEAVSGQKIGRLVTVAYMAMIRISTKLRRLMESHKTRWVPVDDLPELAFDHRDIIDLALERVRSSVKKEPALIYDMLPAKFTALQLRRLNEEIHGKPMDVRNFHKKIASRPYIVPLDEKEEGVPHRAARYYRFDRKIYNRLYCRS, encoded by the coding sequence ATGAGCAGACAGGCATTTTATCCGCATCTCTCAGTGGATTGTGTGTTGATCGGGTTCGATGAGGAAGGTTTGAAAGTTCTTCTGGTAGAGAAGACGCAGTTTGAACCAGGACATACCGGCGCTATTTCCAAGTTGCCCGGCGATTTGATTTATGAGGAGGAAGAACTGGATGCCGCCGCCCGCCGCGTTCTGTTTGACATGACCGGCATGTCTTCCCCTCACTTGGAACAATTCCATACGTTCGGCGCGCCATCGCGCATCAAGAATCCGGAGGACAGGGCATGGGTGGAGGCTGTTTCCGGCCAGAAGATAGGGCGTCTGGTGACGGTGGCCTACATGGCCATGATCAGGATTTCCACCAAGCTGCGCAGACTGATGGAAAGCCACAAGACCCGCTGGGTGCCTGTAGATGACCTGCCGGAACTGGCGTTTGATCACCGGGATATTATTGACCTGGCGCTGGAGAGAGTGCGTTCTTCCGTGAAGAAGGAGCCTGCGCTGATTTATGACATGCTGCCTGCCAAGTTTACGGCTCTTCAGCTCCGGCGGTTGAATGAGGAGATTCACGGCAAGCCCATGGATGTGCGTAATTTCCACAAAAAAATCGCTTCCCGCCCCTACATTGTGCCGCTGGATGAGAAGGAGGAGGGGGTTCCCCACCGCGCCGCGCGCTATTACCGTTTTGACCGTAAAATTTATAATCGCCTTTATTGCCGGAGCTGA